One segment of Rosa chinensis cultivar Old Blush chromosome 6, RchiOBHm-V2, whole genome shotgun sequence DNA contains the following:
- the LOC112172060 gene encoding uncharacterized protein LOC112172060 isoform X1, which translates to MEESLRIRRLEEVPPAKDFTTRIESRNIPAVIKGCVKDWGAVSKWNPSNGGLEYLQERVGLCVVEAMLSSFAPVFYGDLRSHERVPLPFSAFIRLCRLRMHHAEDGSGAYSESERTGLLGPESEHDCKPYEDAPQQIYLAQVPIISTENEERVQLETLREDIQMPAFLEDKSLISVNLWMNNAQARSSTHYDPHHNLLCIVSGCKQVVLWPPSATPVLYPMPIYGEASNHSSVPLDNLDFSNYPRAESSMEYSQKVILHAGDALFIPEGWFHQVDSDDLTIAVNFWWQSNIMSCLSEHMDAYYLRVLLRRMTIREMNQVLPKASSVEMANTKRHACKLLNNGQVDQNDKDLDQASERKDLEGKELKQETTLHELEPVAVHALHELVSLVHSHVNAAEQRQPEQSTSTTDSALSVKDKGSKVVRVHAFRLEDDPVANIIWTLPPCTLQRILLAMVKSFPRTLDGLILHMLTPVGAEVLTRKFEEMDDLNTKEDRNRFYQVFYESFNDQFAAMDAILNGKELFALQAYKNVLDKNIGVDWGGPRPVV; encoded by the exons ATGGAGGAGTCTCTGCGAATTCGAAGATTGGAGGAAGTTCCTCCGGCCAAAGACTTCACCACTCGGATTGAATCCAGGAATATTCCGGCG GTTATCAAGGGCTGCGTTAAAGATTGGGGAGCTGTTTCCAAGTGGAATCCATCGAATGGCGGCCTGGAATATTTGCAG GAACGAGTCGGATTGTGTGTTGTGGAGGCTATGCTATCTAGTTTCGCACCTGTCTTCTACGGCGATCTTAGAAGTCATGAGAGG gtaccACTGCCATTTTCTGCCTTCATTCGTCTATGTAGACTACGCATGCATCATGCAGAGGATGGTTCTGGTGCTTATTCTGAATCGGAACGGACTGGGCTGCTAGGGCCTGAATCTGAGCATGACTGTAAGCCCTATGAGGATGCTCCTCAACAAATCTATTTAGCACAG GTACCGATAATCAGTACTGAAAATGAAGAGAGGGTTCAGTTGGAAACTTTGAGGGAAGATATTCAAATG CCTGCATTTTTGGAGGATAAATCACTAATTTCTGTCAACCTCTGGATGAACAATGCTCAAGCTAGATCAAGCACTCACTATGATCCACACCATAACCTTCTCTGCATAGTTTCTGGCTGTAAACAAG TGGTTTTATGGCCTCCTTCAGCAACTCCGGTGTTATACCCTATGCCAATATATGGGGAGGCATCAAATCATAG TTCTGTTCCTTTAGACAACCTTGACTTTTCAAATTATCCAAGAGCAGAATCTTCAATGGAGTACTCGCAGAAGGTTATTCTTCATGCAGGGGATGCATTATTTATTCCTGAAGGCTG GTTCCACCAGGTGGATAGTGATGATCTGACAATCGCTGTCAACTTTTGGTGGCAATCAAACATAATGTCATGCTTGTCAGAACACATGGATGCATATTATTTGCGCGTACTATTAAGAAG AATGACAATTCGAGAAATG AACCAAGTGCTACCTAAAGCTTCTTCAGTGGAAATGGCGAACACAAAGAGGCATGCATGTAAGCTGCTTAATAACGGACAAGTAG ATCAGAATGACAAGGATTTGGATCAGGCGAGTGAGAGGAAGGATCTTGAAGGAAAGGAGCTAAAACAAGAAACTACTTTGCATGAATTGGAACCGGTTGCCGTCCATGCTCTTCATGAACTTGTTTCTTTAGTTCACAGTCATGTCAATGCTGCAGAGCAAAGACAACCGGAGCAATCCACTTCAACAACTGATTCTGCACTCAGTGTCAAGGACAAGGGTAGCAAAGTTGTGAGAGTACATGCATTTAGGTTGGAAGATGACCCAGTCGCTAACATTATTTGGACTCTTCCGCCATGCACCCTTCAACGCATACTTCTTGCCATGGTG AAAAGTTTCCCAAGAACTTTGGATGGTTTAATACTGCACATGCTTACACCAGTGggagcagaagtgcttacacgTAAATTTGAAGAAATGGATGACCTGAACACCAAGGAAGATCG GAACAGATTCTACCAAGTTTTCTATGAATCATTCAACGACCAATTTGCTGCAATGGATGCAATTCTGAATGGAAAGGAATTATTTGCCCTCCAG GCATACAAGAATGTGTTAGATAAGAACATAGGAGTAGATTGGGGTGGGCCAAGACCAGTTGTGTGA
- the LOC112172061 gene encoding protein indeterminate-domain 12 yields MFPSVAAMSNSTSLSTEEAASVSSGSRLPDHFACLNPLSVSTIISSPLDHQQPPQKIKKKRSLPGNPDPDAEVIALSPKTLLATNRFVCEICNKGFQRDQNLQLHRRGHNLPWKLKQRSSKDLIKKRAYVCPEPSCVHHHPSRALGDLTGIKKHFCRKHGEKKWKCDKCSKIYAVQSDWKAHSKTCGTREYRCDCGTLFSRKDSFITHRAFCDALAEESARLSASQLAIATTPQISLFPFPNHSHFTNPPPLPFTTLSPWDPPHNPNPNTTQNPLHHHVKPEETHHHFPLNPTLFQETPSPQHKTLITSPFQHLHVSTQPTSSVATSAHLSATALLQKAATIGASAAGQQQSQSAGLAEFGTLGGFTSGELTTWQKTDRLTRDFLGLTSADGNGCDHGNGAVNVVNDMLTYAGGAVEFQHYHHDQRLRGHHALLKPQGFGFAETTASDTWGIVDQDI; encoded by the exons ATGTTTCCTTCGGTAGCAGCCATGTCCAATTCAACTTCTTTGTCCACTGAAGAAGCAGCTAGTGTTTCTTCTGGTTCCAGACTCCCAGATCACTTTGCTTGCTTAAACCCTCTTTCAGTTTCAACCATTATCTCTTCTCCTCTCGACCATCAGCAGCCGCCGCAGAAGATTAAAAAGAAGAGAAGCCTCCCTGGAAACCCAG ACCCTGATGCCGAAGTGATAGCATTATCCCCTAAAACGCTCCTGGCCACGAACAGATTCGTGTGCGAGATTTGCAACAAGGGGTTCCAGAGGGACCAGAACCTCCAGCTTCACAGGAGAGGCCACAACCTGCCATGGAAGCTGAAGCAAAGGAGCAGCAAAGACTTGATCAAAAAGAGAGCCTATGTGTGCCCTGAGCCCTCTTGTGTTCATCACCACCCTTCAAGAGCACTTGGGGATCTCACAGGGATCAAGAAGCACTTTTGCAGAAAGCATGGGGAGAAGAAGTGGAAGTGTGACAAGTGCTCGAAGATCTATGCTGTTCAATCTGATTGGAAAGCTCACTCCAAAACCTGTGGTACAAGAGAATATAGATGTGACTGTGGAACCCTTTTCTCCAG GAAGGATAGCTTCATAACTCACAGAGCCTTCTGTGATGCTCTGGCTGAAGAAAGTGCAAGGCTCTCAGCAAGCCAATTAGCTATTGCCACCACACCTCaaatctctctcttccctttccCAAACCACTCTCACTTCACAAACCCACCCCCATTACCATTCACCACCCTCTCTCCCTGGGACCCACCccacaaccctaaccctaatacCACCCAAAACCCACTTCACCACCACGTCAAGCCTGAAGAAACTCACCACCACTTCCCCCTAAACCCAACTCTCTTCCAAGAGACCCCATCACCTCAACACAAGACTCTGATAACCTCTCCCTTCCAGCACCTCCACGTCAGCACACAGCCAACCTCAAGTGTCGCCACGTCAGCTCACCTGTCAGCCACTGCGCTGCTCCAAAAGGCCGCCACCATTGGCGCCTCCGCGGCTGGGCAGCAGCAGTCTCAGTCAGCTGGCTTGGCTGAGTTTGGGACATTAGGAGGGTTCACGTCCGGAGAACTCACCACGTGGCAGAAGACTGACCGTCTGACGAGGGACTTCCTCGGTCTGACGTCCGCGGACGGCAACGGCTGTGATCATGGGAATGGAGCTGTTAACGTCGTCAACGATATGTTAACGTACGCCGGGGGAGCCGTCGAGTTTCAACACTATCATCATGACCAGCGTCTGCGTGGCCATCACGCTCTGTTGAAGCCCCAGGGTTTTGGGTTCGCGGAGACTACTGCCTCTGACACGTGGGGGATTGTTGACCAAGATATTTGA
- the LOC112172060 gene encoding bifunctional peptidase and (3S)-lysyl hydroxylase Jmjd7 isoform X2: protein MEESLRIRRLEEVPPAKDFTTRIESRNIPAVIKGCVKDWGAVSKWNPSNGGLEYLQERVGLCVVEAMLSSFAPVFYGDLRSHERVPLPFSAFIRLCRLRMHHAEDGSGAYSESERTGLLGPESEHDCKPYEDAPQQIYLAQVPIISTENEERVQLETLREDIQMPAFLEDKSLISVNLWMNNAQARSSTHYDPHHNLLCIVSGCKQVVLWPPSATPVLYPMPIYGEASNHSSVPLDNLDFSNYPRAESSMEYSQKVILHAGDALFIPEGWFHQVDSDDLTIAVNFWWQSNIMSCLSEHMDAYYLRVLLRRMTIREMNQVLPKASSVEMANTKRHACKLLNNGQVDQNDKDLDQASERKDLEGKELKQETTLHELEPVAVHALHELVSLVHSHVNAAEQRQPEQSTSTTDSALSVKDKGSKVVRVHAFRLEDDPVANIIWTLPPCTLQRILLAMVVCRHCFCLLF from the exons ATGGAGGAGTCTCTGCGAATTCGAAGATTGGAGGAAGTTCCTCCGGCCAAAGACTTCACCACTCGGATTGAATCCAGGAATATTCCGGCG GTTATCAAGGGCTGCGTTAAAGATTGGGGAGCTGTTTCCAAGTGGAATCCATCGAATGGCGGCCTGGAATATTTGCAG GAACGAGTCGGATTGTGTGTTGTGGAGGCTATGCTATCTAGTTTCGCACCTGTCTTCTACGGCGATCTTAGAAGTCATGAGAGG gtaccACTGCCATTTTCTGCCTTCATTCGTCTATGTAGACTACGCATGCATCATGCAGAGGATGGTTCTGGTGCTTATTCTGAATCGGAACGGACTGGGCTGCTAGGGCCTGAATCTGAGCATGACTGTAAGCCCTATGAGGATGCTCCTCAACAAATCTATTTAGCACAG GTACCGATAATCAGTACTGAAAATGAAGAGAGGGTTCAGTTGGAAACTTTGAGGGAAGATATTCAAATG CCTGCATTTTTGGAGGATAAATCACTAATTTCTGTCAACCTCTGGATGAACAATGCTCAAGCTAGATCAAGCACTCACTATGATCCACACCATAACCTTCTCTGCATAGTTTCTGGCTGTAAACAAG TGGTTTTATGGCCTCCTTCAGCAACTCCGGTGTTATACCCTATGCCAATATATGGGGAGGCATCAAATCATAG TTCTGTTCCTTTAGACAACCTTGACTTTTCAAATTATCCAAGAGCAGAATCTTCAATGGAGTACTCGCAGAAGGTTATTCTTCATGCAGGGGATGCATTATTTATTCCTGAAGGCTG GTTCCACCAGGTGGATAGTGATGATCTGACAATCGCTGTCAACTTTTGGTGGCAATCAAACATAATGTCATGCTTGTCAGAACACATGGATGCATATTATTTGCGCGTACTATTAAGAAG AATGACAATTCGAGAAATG AACCAAGTGCTACCTAAAGCTTCTTCAGTGGAAATGGCGAACACAAAGAGGCATGCATGTAAGCTGCTTAATAACGGACAAGTAG ATCAGAATGACAAGGATTTGGATCAGGCGAGTGAGAGGAAGGATCTTGAAGGAAAGGAGCTAAAACAAGAAACTACTTTGCATGAATTGGAACCGGTTGCCGTCCATGCTCTTCATGAACTTGTTTCTTTAGTTCACAGTCATGTCAATGCTGCAGAGCAAAGACAACCGGAGCAATCCACTTCAACAACTGATTCTGCACTCAGTGTCAAGGACAAGGGTAGCAAAGTTGTGAGAGTACATGCATTTAGGTTGGAAGATGACCCAGTCGCTAACATTATTTGGACTCTTCCGCCATGCACCCTTCAACGCATACTTCTTGCCATGGTG GTCTGTAGGCACTGTTTCTGCTTACTATTCTGA
- the LOC112172062 gene encoding transmembrane emp24 domain-containing protein p24beta3: METRKRFECAKLYVACGFMLCLIGHRNVAALSITVTDVECVSELVLYEGDTISGNFVAIDHDIFWSHDHPGLEFTVTSPGGSTVFSLKGTSGDKFELKAPQGGIYKFCFRNPAQTPETVSFYIHVGHIPTEHDLAQDEHMDPLNIKIAELREALESIRAEQKYLKARDARHRYTNQSTKKRVIYFTLAEYIVFAGASALQVVYIRNLFSKTVGYNRV; this comes from the exons ATGGAGACGAGGAAGAGATTTGAGTGTGCCAAATTATACGTAGCATGCGGTTTTATGTTGTGCCTTATTGGCCATAGGAATGTTGCTGCTCTTTCGATCACTGTGACTGATGTGGAATGCGTTTCGGAGCTAGTTTTGTACGAGGGAGACACCATTTCTGGGAATTTTGTTGCCATTGATCATGATATCTTCTGGAGCCATGATCATCCCGGTCTCGAATTCACC GTAACATCTCCGGGAGGCAGTACAGTATTTTCTCTCAAAGGAACATCGGGCGACAAGTTTGAACTCAAGGCGCCACAAGGCGGAATCTACAAGTTCTGTTTCCGCAATCCGGCTCAAACTCCGGAGACTGTGTCTTTCTACATACATGTTGGTCACATTCCAACTGAGCATGACTTGGCCCAAGATG AACATATGGACCCTCTAAATATTAAGATTGCCGAGCTGAGGGAGGCATTGGAGTCTATCAGAGCAGAGCAAAAGTACCTTAAAGCCCGGGATGCAAGGCATCGATACA CAAATCAAAGCACCAAAAAACGTGTTATCTACTTCACACTAGCAGAGTACATTGTCTTTGCCGGTGCAAGTGCTCTTCAAGTGGTGTACATCCGCAATCTGTTCAGCAAGACGGTTGGCTACAACAGAGTTTGA
- the LOC121050084 gene encoding transmembrane emp24 domain-containing protein p24beta3-like isoform X1, which produces METRKRFECAKFYVACSFMLWLIGHKNVAALSITVTDVECVSELVLYEGDTISGNFVAIDHDIFWSHDHPGLEFTIKNANDDGDDDWEYVEEGPAEIIWKENEVIVKKKRVKVPKRNKD; this is translated from the exons ATGGAGACGAGGAAGAGATTTGAGTGTGCCAAATTTTACGTAGCATGCAGTTTTATGTTGTGGCTTATTGGCCATAAGAATGTTGCTGCTCTTTCGATCACTGTGACTGATGTGGAATGCGTTTCGGAGCTAGTTTTGTACGAGGGAGACACCATTTCTGGGAATTTTGTTGCCATTGATCATGATATCTTCTGGAGCCATGATCATCCCGGTCTCGAATTCACC ATCAAAAATGCaaatgatgatggtgatgatgactgGGAGTATGTAGAAGAGGGACCTGCTGAAATCATCTGGAAGGAAAATGAAGTAATTGTCAAGAAGAAAAGAGTCAAGGTTCCAAAGAGGAATAAAGACTAG
- the LOC121050084 gene encoding zinc finger CCCH domain-containing protein 5-like isoform X2 — MEESETSADGGVQPKTEAGMSRKEKWKAMKKMKRKQTRKEIALKERQEEEARPQDPQELINMEQEEAKRSESVRILFEERERDWIEAMEIRKRKRIEQEDEEHRIKDLEDEELFYQKCK; from the exons ATGGAAGAGTCAGAAACCTCAGCAGACGGAGGCGTTCAGCCTAAAACGGAGGCAGGGATGAGCCGGAAGGAGAAGTGGAAAgccatgaagaagatgaagcggAAGCAGACGCGGAAGGAAATCGCTCTCAAAGAGCGTCAGGAAGAAGAGGCGAGGCCCCAAGATCCTCAAGAGCTTATCAACATGGAGCAAGAGGAGGCCAAGAGGTCCGAGAGTGTGAGGATCTTGTTCGAGGAGCGAGAGAGAGATTGGATTGAAGCCATGGAGATTCGAAAGAGGAAACGAATCGAACAAGAAGACGAGGAGCATAGAATTAAGGATCTGGAAGACGAAGAACTATTTT ATCAAAAATGCaaatga